The Coregonus clupeaformis isolate EN_2021a chromosome 6, ASM2061545v1, whole genome shotgun sequence genome has a segment encoding these proteins:
- the LOC121568322 gene encoding transcription cofactor HES-6-like, translated as MAPSALHIKNGFGMDEDDYYGINKGDRKARKPLVEKKRRARINESFQELRTLLADTDSKVENAGVLEMTVKKVEHILKDRSQETDIMNREASERFAAGYIQCMHEVHMFVSNCPGIDATVAAELLNHLLECMPLNEDHFQDMVMDIVSDTSSNNGSTWPAGEAVCAALASPGCRSKSSGSSSALSPAASTTSTEDLCSDLYETDSEHNQSATDPLENQEAQNSPTITYSKSMWRPW; from the exons ATGGCCCCCTCGGCTCTGCACATCAAGAACGGATTTGGCATGGATGAGGATGACTACTACGGGATTAATAAAGGGGATAGAAAG GCGAGAAAACCTTTGGTGGAGAAGAAGAGGCGTGCTCGTATCAATGAGAGTTTTCAGGAGCTCCGGACCTTGCTCGCTGACACGGAC TCAAAGGTGGAGAACGCAGGGGTTCTGGAGATGACGGTGAAAAAAGTGGAGCACATTCTCAAGGATCGTTCCCAAG AGACTGACATCATGAACCGGGAGGCCAGCGAGAGGTTTGCAGCAGGCTACATCCAGTGCATGCATGAGGTCCATATGTTTGTGTCCAACTGTCCCGGGATAGACGCGACGGTGGCGGCCGAGCTACTGAACCACCTGTTGGAGTGTATGCCCTTGAACGAGGACCACTTTCAGGACATGGTTATGGATATAGTATCGGACACTTCCAGCAACAACGGCAGCACCTGGCCAGCCGGCGAGGCGGTGTGCGCGGCCCTAGCATCACCCGGATGCAGAAGTAAATCCAGTGGCTCTTCCTCGGCCCTCTCTCCTGccgcctccaccacctccaccgaGGACCTGTGCTCTGACCTGTACGAGACAGACAGCGAGCATAACCAGAGCGCTACCGACCCACTGGAGAACCAAGAGGCCCAGAACAGTCCCACTATCACCTACTCCAAATCCATGTGGAGGCCCTGGTAG